The Lolium rigidum isolate FL_2022 chromosome 1, APGP_CSIRO_Lrig_0.1, whole genome shotgun sequence region tttgtgtccaccatacctaccaactacatggtatttctctgccattccaaagtacattacttgagtgctacctttaaaattctattctttgtctttgcaatatatagctcatgggaaaatagccttaaaaactattgtggtgaagaatatgtacttatgtatcttatttcttaataagttgcttgttgagcggtaaccatgtttctggggacgccatcaacttttacctttgttgaatatcatgtgagttgctatgcatgttcgtcttgtctgaagtaagggcgattttcatgatcaaatggtttgagtatgcatattgttagagaagaacattgggccactaactaaagccatgattcatggtggaagtttcagtgtggacaattaatcctcaatctcttatgagaattttatctgttgttgaatgcttatgcattaaagaggagtccattatctgttgtctatgttgtcccggtatggatgtctaagttgagaataatcaaaagcgagaaatccagtgcgagctttctccttagacctttgtacatgcggcatagaggtacccctttgtgacacctggttgaaacatatgttatgcaatggtaatccatgttaatccaagctaattaggacaaggtgcgagcactatttgtaatctatgcatgaggcttgcaacttataggatgtcttatacataacacatatgatttattactaccgttgacaaaattgtttcttgttttcaaaatgaaaagctctagcacaaatatagtaatccatgcttccctctgcgaagggcctaatcttctactttattgttgagtcagttcacctattctttctatcctagaagcaaacacttgtatcaactgtgtgcattgattcttacatgtttacctatttcacttgttatattactttgtgttgacaattatccatgagataaatatgttgaagttgaaagcaactgctgaaacttatatcttcctttgtgttgcttcaaagctttctactaagaatttattgctttatgagtaactcttatgcaagtcttattgatgcttgtcttgaaagtactatttatgaaaagtctttgttatatgattcatttgtttactcattgtcttcaccatttcttcgaatcgctgcattcatctcatatgctttacaatagtattgatcaagattatgatagcatgtcacttcagaaattatccttgtaatcgtttacctactcgagggcgagtaggaactaagcttggggatgcttgatacgtctcaaacgtatctataatttcttatgttccatgctacttttatgatgatactcacatgttttatacacactttatgtcattattatgcattttccggcactaacctattgacgagatgccgaagagccagttgctgttctctgctgtttttggtttcagaaatcctacaaaggaaatattctcggaattggacgaaatcaacgcacagggtcttatttttccacgaagcttccagaagatcgagggagatacgaagtggggccacgaggtggcgacacgctaaggcggcacggccaaggaggggcccgcgccgccctagtgtgtgggcccctcgttacgcccccgactccgcccttctgcctacttaaagccttcgtcgcgaaaaccccagtaccgagagccacgatacggaaaaccttccagagatgccgccgctgccaatcccatctcggaggattcaggagatcgcctccggcaccctgccggagaggggaatcatctcccggaggtctcttcatcaccatgatcgcctccggatcgatgtgtgagtagttcacccctggactatgggtccatagcagtagctagatggttgtcttctcctcattgtgctatcatgttagatcttgtgagctgcctatcatgatcaagatcatctatttgtaatgctacatgttgtgtttgttgggatccgatgaatattgaatactatgtcaagttgattatcaatctatcatatatgttgtttatgttcttgcatgctctccgttgctagtagaggctcggccaagttgatacttgtaattccaagagggagtatttatgctcgatagtgggttcatgcctccattgaatgcgggacggtgacaaaaagttctaaggttgtggatgtcttgttgccactagggataaaacatcgatgctttgtctaaggatatttgtgttgattacattacgcaccatacttaatgcaattgtctgttgtttgcaacttaatactggaaggggttcggatgataacctaaaggtggactttttaggcatagatgcacgctggatagcggtctatgtactttgtcgtaataccctgattaaatctcatagtacccatcatgatatatgtatgtgcattgttatttcttctttatttgtcaattgcccaactgtaatttgttcacccaacatgctatttatcttatgggagagacaccactagtgaactgtggaccccggtccattctttacatctgaaatacaatctactgcaattgttctttactgttcttcgcaaacaaacatcatcatccacactatacatctaatcatttgtttacatcaagccggtgagattgacaacctcactgttacgttggggcaaagtactttgattgtgttgtgcaggtttcacgttggcgccggaatccctggtgttgcgccgcactacactccgtcaccaacaaccttcacatgttccttgactcctactggttcgataaccttggtttcttactaagggaaaacttgctgatgtacgcatcacaccttcctcttggggttcccaacggacgtgtgtctcacgcgccatcactcctcctcctcctcctcctcctcctcctcctcggtgttcagCATGCTACAATTTTGGTTAGGCTATGTGGTCGAGCGCCTGGCTGTTTTTGAGGTTGGTCCAAATGTTTTCTGGTTGATCGTTGCCTCCCCCGAGCTTGCCTCGTTCCTGGTCACGCTTGATGGCCTCCACCATGGCCAACTTCTCGCTCTATTTTATGTGCCGCTTGCTTCGGATGCCCTGGTCGTCGTTGGGCCGCTCCTTGGCCACACTCCATGCCCAAcaataacatgtgaaagatacgcattcatatgggcatcacgtcctaacatagggatatgaagatgcaaaataataacatgtgaaagataccgccattctctcttttaagttgtagtggacaatagcaattcatcaatgagatatgaagatgcaaaacaataacatgtgaaagatatgcattcatatgggcatcatgtcctaacatagagatgatgcaacacatctctcttatacttcacaagaaagggaaaactccatgcaatcttgtattaagaattaacagagcatagccataagtactttgacagaaTGTTTGAATAtcgaatatgctaccttgaaacaACAATCACTTTTGTTACGTGACGAACATatgacatgcattcactttatccctagtgaggtagcaaaacaaaaagcaaaaccataatagatcatgaatttgttatcactatccaatcactaaaatcatGCTACTTCATCTAATACAcaaatcaccccacacacgctcttgcatagatgttggatcataccaaatacttaagaacggggtacatgatatgcatctatcaatacatcttgcacatgATATGATTAGATCTCATAGAACAAtaacatagaataaggatccacaacataggtattacaaatatggccataatcatgtagggcagctcatatggcacaaaCCATGAGaggaatagatcaagctactgccacaaacctgtAGTACAGAGGCatactactcccccttgatcatggtgatgatgatgaagacgttggagaaggtggagatccctccagcggTGATCTCaggggagtttccccctccaatcttcgctgctgCAGCCTTTGTTTTCGTGTTATGTCTTCTGCGGTGCTcttctcccgagaactcttcggggccatatatatagtgatttttaggtcaaaatacgtgggTGGACGAAAGAGtcaggtcaattggacgatcgacGGCTGAAAGAGGGTGGGTGGCGCGCGCACCATGTTTGGGCGCGCCACTTGACCTATTTTTGGCCCCAAGCCCATCTAGGTCTACTTCCAAGCTCCAGGGTGATTCTCACAATGAAAAAGTGACGACCAAAAATcctaggtcaatttgactccgtataggtctttgAAAGTGAAAAATATGTGAAACATGGATTTCCTATTctacagagttataaaccaaataaagaggatcattggtaaatcctactccctccgttcctttctatagtgcctatagatttttggcatttgtttcagaatataaggttgtagcttagctttttttcaattaccccctccccgttcagctcccaaatcgttcaggttccaaatttgttatggtaagttagtaagatatggatttcccaaattttacgttgatctcaaatcgttcagctaggggtcttgtgtaaaaaatactcttgcgctaatttccgtgccaaaaaactataggcactatagaatggaacagagggagtataagtcaatgtaaaacatgatattatcatcatatatgttgcaaatatgtgggaattgaaTATTATAAagaacaaagttcatgtatgcattttacatgcatcatcatCTTATACCATAAATAGTACCAATGCTAGTGGTGAATCCTACACTCCCCGAGAATGCTTTAGCCTTCTTGCAGTTCCATTATTTTTTTGCGTAGCAATTGTCTCTCTGCTTGCATTCTTTAGTTTTTATCATTACTCTTTTGCCCCCAATCACAATTCTCTCAAAACACCCCTACTTGGGATCAACGACAACTTTTCAAGTATCCTTTGGTAAAGGGTAACAAGAGGTATAAAGACCTCTATCAATAGCTCTATGTGGTTTGATACTCTTActtttgaaactagctacaataTACATGTGCACTTGTAGTCATCGGTGCTCGGGTGAGGGAGGACGCGGGGAGATGAGGGAGGCGGACAAGTGAGAGCGAGGTGGTCTGAGTAGTTTGCGGCGCGGTGAATAAGAGAAGTGAGATGAGGGTTGCGAGAGAGGGGCGAGGTGAGAGAGAAGGTGAAATCGAGGGGCTTCTCGTGTGGGGATATGGGTTGTGTGTGTGGCTGAGATTTGCTCGATCGTCTGGTGAAGGGTCGCGCGCGTGTGTCTAGCTCAAAGTGGATGCTAAAAGCTTTGAATTCATTCCGATGACCCATGAGTTACCTTATAGGTTGGGGTTAGCGTGGGCATGTtggatagttttttttttgcaccgCACAGGATCAAGCTGCCTTTAGGTCTCAGCTGGGGTGTTAATTTTTTCTTTCTGGTGCCCAAATATAGGAAGTAAGTATGTCGATGAGTAGGGTACGACAGCATAGAGAAATACCATACCTATACCCGCATAGTCACTAAGTACAAACTTCTACATATATCCATATCCACGGTATGAAAGTTTACCCATACCCATATCCGATAGGTACCCGTACCGATTAGGTACCCGACGGGCAGATAAAGTAGTACACAAGTTACTCATAATTTTAATTTAATGATAGTAAATTTTATATAAAAATTAAATCTTCTCAATTCAATAACAGGTAGTTGAGTATATAACAATTatcaaaatataaaaattacagtcTTATATTCTAACTCATAAACTGAACCTGTCACATAAAAAAGTAATAAGAAATGAGTAAGGTATGGATATATACAACGGATATAAGGCTATACCCGTGCTCTACCATAATTTTACGGATAGAATATAGGTATTATTGGTGTATTAAATTATCATCCTTATTTGACAGATAGACGTTATTAGTACTACGAGAACCTTATTCTGGTTGGGACTAGTCCCACAGCAAAGCAGAGCAGCACATGGGGATGAAGCCACCAAAAGTACAAGTACTTTCACATACTCCAAATCTGAAGGGATTAACTAATTTGTTTATTGCTTGCCCTTTTGTAAAAATTATTTGGGGTATGGTTTATTTTACTTATAATATTTCTCCACcaactaatattactaatatgtttggtaaatgaCATAATGGTGTACGTAATGAGGATAAACAGAAAATTTGTGTTGGAGTATCTACTCTATGTTGGTCCATTTGGAGTACTAGGAATGATATCATCTTTAACAAATAAAgtgaaactaattttttgcaggttatccgacgCGCTGCTCATTGGATTCAACAAAGGGTTTTTCTTCTCCCGCTGGAACAGCGGGAGggtatggttactggatgcaccggatgctagtggttgcccaggacttctttttccgggctactggatggcgacacATTAATAGATTAGCAAATGGATATGCTGTCTTTGTGTTGCATTTTTCTATGGTTGATTCATGTGTCGACCTTAGCTTTTTTATGAGTGCAATTTTGAATCTTTTGTAAACTGGTACGGTATGTTTGGTTAAATAAAGATAACCGTGTGCATCtactgatgcagaggctgggaccATGCTCCCATATCTAATAAAAAAACTAATATGCGGTTGAGCATTGACAAGAGCTCAATTTCAATAAACTTGCCTAAAGTAGTAACTAGGGCAAACAGCCGATTACATAATGACAGCCTCGTCTTTTGCAACGAAGCCTAGTTGGAAAATGGCTTTGTCGGGGAAACTTATCGGCCATTGACGTCGCCGACGTGGCGCAGTCCTTGCGGGAGCTGAACCTGTTGATGGACAGCGACGGAATGCATCACCTGGGATCTCGACTGGTCCACTCGTGGTCGCACTGCGGGGACTCGTGTCTGGTGCGCCCGCCGCCGGCCATTATCCATGGTCCAGACTCTCAGATGTGCACATCCATGGCGTCACATGTAGATATGCTACCACTACTCTGATTTGGATAATAAATCTAACACACGAGCTCTACAGAAGTAGTGCTACTAGTCTTACTTTATTTTGTCACCAGTACCTCCGGGCTCAAAGGGGATTTTGCCCAGCACGTTCCAGCTGAACGGACCCCGGGCCAGTGCCTGGCTTACCGGCgccgaggaagaagaacgcggcgaGCAGCACGGCGGTGACTAGGAACCACGCTAAGACAAGAGCAAAGAACGGAACGATAAACGGGTACacggaggacgcggccgtggccaGCACCGGCGCAGGGGCGGCCAGGTGGAGGTACGCGAGGACGAGGCCGGCGAAGCGCTCGACTATGTCGCTGGAGATGTATGCCGTCGAAAGGACGACGATGTGGGAGATGACCGCCTTCTCGACGGCTGGCCTGCACGGGGATGGCCCGCCCAGGAAGCGGAGGAGCGGCACCAGGATCTTGTCGCAGCCGTCGTCCACATCCGGGACGGACGCCATCAGCTTGGGACCGAAACGAAGCTGCAGCGCCGGGCGGTAGTGGTGAAATGGTGATGGAAGAACAGATCTGAGGAAGTAGAAACCAATCAATGGCAAGGCAAATGTTGGTGGAAAGGGAGGGGATTAACTAGTCTAGTAGCTATCATTGTCTCGGTTACAACCCCCAGGGGCTTGGTTTTGTAGAGGCGTGGGTACTGTTGCTTGTTCGCTTCGAGTTCATCAACTTCACTGTTCATTTCAAGCGGCGTTGTTTGAACAGTGCCTGAGCACACATCCTGAATGTTTCGGGCCAAAATATCCGTCCCCGAATGGTCGAGGAACAGAGCCAAACCAAAATATCCCAATGTGGTTCCACCTCTCTCTTTTCACCAATCACATCCTATATATACGCCCCTAAACAAGAGGTTTTTCTACAGCTCATGTTTATCATTTGTTGGAAAGGAATATGCGTTGGAGCACATGGTAAGGATATTTGCAGAGGCTAGGGTACTTTCCCATTAAAAAACATAGTAAACATATTTGGAAGTTTAACACACCACTGAAAATCAAGATTTTGTTATGTCAAATACAGCACCATGCTATTCTAACTAGAGAGAATATGACGAAAAGAAAATGGACCGGACCTCCTAATTGTTCTGTTTGAGAATGTGGAGGCTGCTAATCATTTGTTCTTTACCAGTGCCGTAGCCAAGGTAGTGTGGGGGCAAAATCGACAAAACAGACCTTGGTGGCAAAGAAATTCACAAAATGAACTCAGTCGGAAACTATATCACCAAATAACCCCTTCGTATAACGCCCGGGAAAGGGGCGCCATGTTAAACGGTACGGAGCCCGAGTCAAGGGTGCCATGCTTCCAGCGTTGACCTGCCACGTCGATATTAAACCGCACGGTGAAATAACATGGCGTGCACAGCGGAACATAGTATCCTTCTCTCCCTGTAGAGAATGGGCATGCACAGCGGAACATCGGCATAGATATCGGAACCAGCTCGTCTAACTTTGCTATTACAAAGTCAGGAACCTGACTTAGGCCATCTCCACTGCACAACACAGATCAAAGGGTTCTCCTCCTCCTAGTACTAACTGCAGCTgttgttttgttgtggagggaacAGAACAAACTTCCTGCTGGGTTTGGCGCCAAAATATGACCActagggccacatccttggctcagTTGGCGCCAAAAACAAAAGGCACACTCTTGCTCCTCCCGTACTTTCTCCTTCTCCTTTCTCTCAGCTCCTTTCCTACCAACATAAGCATCTAGATTAGAAAAGCCAGGCTATGATTTGCTAAATATTCAGAGCTGCAACAGTGAATCACTAATGGAGAATCAATCCAATCCAGATTCAAACAAGTAAGTGAGAATAAATATTTCGTTTTTCCAAAAAGTGCTTGTTCTTTTTACAGATTTCTAGATGCATGTCCCTTTTTCAATTAAGTAGCAGCTCTTGTTTTCAATTGTGCTTGCTTCTTGTTGTTTCTACACTTAAATGATAGATCTCTTGCTTAACTTGTGTATTCTACAGAGAAAATGTACTACCTACTTGGATACCTCAGGTTGGCATGATATTTAGCACCCTAGTCGAGGCTCGGAAGTTTTGGGGGTATTATGGAGGAAGGACAGGGTTCAGCATCAGATAGAggtacaaaaacaaaagcaaatttGATGGTAAATTCACGTCCTGCAAGTTTGTTTGTTCCAAAGAGGGTAAAAAGTTAGTAGATAAAAGAGATCCTATGGTTAAGAATCCTCGAGCTGAAACTAGAACTGAATGCCCGGTTCGTATGATCCTTTCGTTCAACCGTGAGACTGAAACTTGGGCAATATCTCAAATCTTTCTTGAACATAACCACATACTTCAATTGCCAGAAGCATGCCACCTACTGCCATCACAACGAATGATCTCTGAAGTGCAGGCGTTTGAAATAGAAATTGCTGATGACTCGGGTATTGCACCAAAACTTGCTCACGAGTTTGCTAGTCGACGAGTTGGTGGAACATCTAACCTCAGCTACACTCCCCGAGATCACAGAAATCATTTGAGAACTAAGCGCCAAAGAGACCTTAAGTATGGTGAAGCGGGCAGTATGTTAAAATATTTTCAAGACAAGGCTGTAGAGAATACATCATTCAAACATGATTTTCAGCTAGACTGTGAGGAAAAGATAACAAACATTTTCTGGGCTGATGCCAAGATGATTATTGATTATGCTCATTTTGGTGATGTGATAACATTTGACACCACTTTTGGAACAAACAAGGAAAATAGGCCGTTTGGTGTGTTTGTTGGTTTCAACCATTTTAGAGAAACTGTTATCTTTGGTGCTTGTCTTCTCTATGATGAGACATATGAGTCTTTCAAATGGTTGTTCGCTACTTTCTTATCAATACATAACCAAAAGCAACCTAgaacctgttgcggtcagaaacccaccggcgagcagcgacgggcaacacggtagagccgggaggctcccaggactgcggctggccctggtccctccgagcgacggcccgcaaagactcggcacgcacgtccgatgctggtgcaagggcgtgccacccgacctatacctggtcgggaaggtgttggatgtgcctcgcttagtttcccgcatggcatacacgtaaacattaaatacgagcctcgatcggctctcaggttgtcctgtgaatcggctcaaggagccgatccacccatgatccgtacgaggtgtacgatcagatggtggtcccgcttgatcaaaataaagctaaaacaacctactacgatttagggttttcaccgcataatcggaacatcctactcgtgattgagcctggcggccacgcacggtgatcgtaaaccgaccctagacaaggcctaaaaaccaacacgaagttgatcctcggaacatcctcgtctagggctagcaaactacaccctccgcgccactggatccttcaacccgtttttaaggcctaactatgcagatattaaactaatccttgaagaacaag contains the following coding sequences:
- the LOC124706724 gene encoding protein FAR1-RELATED SEQUENCE 5-like codes for the protein MVKNPRAETRTECPVRMILSFNRETETWAISQIFLEHNHILQLPEACHLLPSQRMISEVQAFEIEIADDSGIAPKLAHEFASRRVGGTSNLSYTPRDHRNHLRTKRQRDLKYGEAGSMLKYFQDKAVENTSFKHDFQLDCEEKITNIFWADAKMIIDYAHFGDVITFDTTFGTNKENRPFGVFVGFNHFRETVIFGACLLYDETYESFKWLFATFLSIHNQKQPRTIYTDQDQAMGKAVGHVFVEARHGLCTFHIMQNAVKHLSSYMDEESTLLADFSACMYEHGHQEEFEEAFQNMRGQVPTQTWLDSIYKVREKWAECFMKNAFTLGMRSTQLSESLNNDLNILKELSK